The following proteins are encoded in a genomic region of Terriglobia bacterium:
- a CDS encoding carboxypeptidase regulatory-like domain-containing protein: MKNCFVGALVLGVVLCVGAFGQTTNATLGGTAGDASGALIPGVTVTATNIATGIVSTAITNESGVYQFASLQTGAYKVTAELPGFQSQVVSSFTLGIGQQARLNFTLQVGTVAQTVEVSVAADSELKTTSASVATVLPQAQLQDLPLGSRNIQNLLLTMAGTGPQSLDVGSSGEIDGNFAGGRTSSVNVTRDGFVNSDGRYTHGEFSQSYTSPDLVEEVKVVTAGVDAENGRGAGQVQMVTRSGGNKLNGSVFWTNRNSKLDANSFFNNLQGVSPNFENRNQFGFRLGGPIIKNKTFFFVLLDEQRDVTKTNTVGTVLTPQARNGVFRYFPGVNNANILSTTNAPTVDRFGNPVQPAAATGPLQAFCIYNLTPISPSATSCASGGTARDPLRPSIDPSGFVQNTLLGNMPLPNDYTVGDGLNTAGIRFNRTIYGTDVADGNSNDQNNRDQIDLRIDHNFNSKHKLSGVYTLENSNDHSSQAGFRSYPNGFDGQHAKWPRLYTVTLTSTLSSTMLNEVRFGLRRSAIASEAPFYFGRNIDGTGSPTGSGLQAFKLLPQNNGIPFQPVTSFIGSNGFMNWSAGFGSTRTSRSPLWDYGDNFSITKGKHALKMGIEFRRDETFGYNDNNLTPQATFGAAAGFAVSGFTTAQLPGIAATTAANAQSMLTDMSGSISKIAEGFDLPNATATQFLGYKDGYTMHDRDWHSNEASMFLKDNWKVRESLTLNLGIHWEYFGVPYEGKGRAGLPIGGSETGACGISCGTLTVDQFVGKNSPHPGVQLYNDYYKGLAPSVGVSYSLPWFGRDKTILRAGYGINYTGGALKSANTILDSIAGAAPGAVEINGGGGITYNPTAYLNMASISLPIPQQFAPLSADPLNGSRSDTLSVYATNRVSPYVQNINMDIQRQVSRTLTVDVAYVASKGTHLYGGRNLNNVNINAAAANTTLLQAFKDTAAGKDSPFFDALLKGINIGGGASTVNGTTETGSAALRQNSTTRGYLATGQVGSLANYFETTNLAGVGGGGLYTQNGFAQNLFVLNPQFAAVNQYDSSLNSTYHSMQLQVTNRQYHGMTNQFTYTYSRAIDISDGDGTVTPRDTNNINLEHGRAGFDRTHILTGTATYTLPFGPNRAFFGGSPAWVQRLTENWGVGGILSFSTGAPLTFSAPIASLWQTGSANTPVALQSIPSNTGKLTFVSNGVTYFPGWTQVKDPAIASLTSLNSVNTSSTNFAIQDANGAIVLQNPAAGIVGNVGRSTITGPNILGFDMNAIKRVRVTEGKELELRLDVVNVLNHPNFSAPTVNINSTSFGQITNATGARRFTFNARMSF; the protein is encoded by the coding sequence ATGAAAAACTGCTTTGTTGGCGCGCTGGTTCTTGGCGTGGTGTTGTGTGTCGGCGCATTTGGGCAGACGACGAACGCTACATTAGGTGGGACAGCCGGCGATGCGTCCGGCGCATTGATTCCAGGCGTAACGGTTACGGCGACGAATATCGCTACTGGAATCGTGAGCACGGCAATAACAAATGAATCCGGTGTGTACCAGTTTGCGAGCCTGCAGACCGGAGCTTATAAGGTTACGGCAGAGCTTCCGGGATTTCAGAGTCAAGTCGTCAGCAGTTTCACGTTGGGAATCGGCCAACAGGCGCGTTTGAATTTCACGCTGCAGGTCGGGACGGTGGCGCAAACGGTCGAAGTCTCGGTGGCTGCGGACAGCGAACTCAAGACGACATCGGCTTCCGTCGCGACCGTGCTTCCGCAGGCACAGTTGCAGGATCTGCCGCTCGGCAGCCGCAATATCCAGAATCTTCTCCTGACAATGGCAGGAACGGGCCCACAATCGCTGGACGTCGGCTCGAGTGGTGAGATCGACGGCAACTTCGCGGGCGGGCGAACGAGTTCAGTGAATGTCACGCGCGATGGATTTGTCAATTCCGACGGCCGCTACACCCATGGCGAGTTTTCACAATCGTACACGAGTCCAGACCTGGTTGAAGAAGTGAAGGTCGTTACCGCCGGCGTGGACGCGGAAAACGGACGCGGCGCAGGCCAGGTTCAGATGGTGACGCGTTCGGGCGGCAACAAACTCAATGGATCGGTATTCTGGACGAATCGCAACTCGAAGCTCGATGCCAATAGCTTCTTCAATAACCTGCAGGGGGTCAGCCCGAATTTTGAAAATCGGAATCAGTTTGGCTTCCGCCTCGGCGGACCGATCATCAAGAACAAGACATTCTTCTTTGTCCTGCTCGACGAACAGCGGGACGTCACGAAAACCAATACGGTCGGGACGGTTTTGACGCCTCAGGCGCGGAACGGCGTCTTCCGGTATTTCCCGGGTGTGAACAACGCCAATATCCTGTCGACTACGAATGCCCCTACCGTGGACCGATTTGGAAATCCGGTGCAGCCAGCGGCCGCCACGGGGCCGCTCCAGGCCTTCTGTATTTACAACCTCACGCCGATTTCACCGTCGGCTACGAGCTGCGCATCCGGCGGCACAGCGCGTGACCCTCTTCGCCCGTCGATTGATCCCAGCGGGTTTGTTCAGAATACGTTGCTCGGCAACATGCCTTTGCCGAACGATTACACCGTTGGCGACGGATTGAACACGGCCGGCATACGGTTCAACCGTACGATTTACGGCACGGATGTGGCGGACGGGAATTCGAACGACCAGAACAATCGGGATCAGATCGATCTCCGTATCGATCACAACTTCAATTCCAAGCACAAACTCAGCGGCGTTTATACGCTGGAAAACTCCAACGACCACAGTTCGCAAGCGGGGTTCCGGAGTTATCCCAACGGCTTCGACGGCCAGCACGCAAAGTGGCCCCGCTTGTATACGGTGACGCTCACCTCAACGCTCTCATCGACGATGCTCAACGAAGTGCGGTTTGGTTTGCGGCGATCCGCAATCGCAAGCGAGGCGCCGTTTTATTTTGGACGAAACATCGATGGCACCGGTTCCCCCACGGGGAGCGGATTGCAAGCATTCAAGCTGCTCCCGCAGAACAATGGTATCCCGTTTCAACCAGTCACCTCGTTCATCGGATCGAATGGATTCATGAACTGGTCGGCCGGTTTCGGCTCGACGCGCACATCGCGAAGTCCGCTCTGGGATTACGGCGACAATTTCAGCATCACGAAGGGTAAGCACGCCCTGAAAATGGGTATCGAGTTCCGTCGCGACGAAACGTTCGGATATAACGATAATAACCTGACGCCTCAGGCGACCTTCGGCGCGGCCGCAGGTTTTGCTGTGAGTGGTTTCACGACAGCGCAGCTCCCAGGCATAGCGGCTACCACCGCGGCCAATGCGCAGAGCATGTTGACCGATATGTCCGGATCGATCTCGAAGATTGCCGAAGGTTTTGATCTTCCAAACGCAACGGCGACGCAATTTCTGGGCTACAAAGATGGTTACACCATGCATGACCGCGACTGGCATTCCAATGAGGCCAGCATGTTCTTAAAGGACAATTGGAAGGTTCGGGAATCATTGACCTTGAATCTCGGCATTCACTGGGAATACTTCGGTGTGCCCTATGAAGGTAAGGGACGCGCGGGCTTGCCGATCGGCGGCTCCGAAACCGGTGCCTGCGGAATCAGCTGCGGAACTTTAACGGTGGATCAGTTCGTCGGCAAGAATTCGCCGCATCCGGGCGTTCAGCTCTACAACGATTACTACAAGGGTTTGGCTCCGTCGGTCGGAGTCAGCTATTCGCTGCCGTGGTTCGGAAGAGACAAAACCATTCTTCGCGCCGGTTACGGTATCAATTACACCGGTGGCGCGCTCAAGTCGGCGAACACGATCCTCGATTCCATAGCCGGAGCCGCTCCAGGCGCCGTGGAAATCAATGGCGGCGGCGGTATCACCTACAATCCCACCGCCTACCTGAATATGGCAAGTATCTCGCTGCCGATACCGCAACAGTTTGCGCCCCTTTCGGCCGATCCGCTTAACGGGTCGCGCAGCGATACGCTGAGCGTATACGCAACCAATCGCGTATCGCCTTACGTTCAAAACATCAATATGGATATCCAGCGCCAGGTTTCGAGGACGCTGACCGTTGACGTGGCGTATGTTGCGAGCAAGGGTACTCACCTCTATGGCGGTCGTAATCTGAACAATGTAAATATCAACGCCGCCGCCGCCAACACGACGCTTTTACAAGCGTTCAAAGACACGGCGGCCGGGAAGGATTCGCCGTTCTTCGATGCGTTGTTGAAAGGCATCAATATCGGCGGCGGGGCTTCGACCGTCAACGGCACCACGGAAACCGGTTCGGCCGCACTGCGGCAGAATTCGACGACGAGAGGCTATCTCGCAACGGGCCAGGTCGGGTCGCTGGCAAATTACTTCGAGACGACGAACCTCGCCGGTGTCGGCGGCGGCGGCTTGTATACTCAAAACGGTTTCGCGCAAAACTTGTTTGTACTCAATCCGCAGTTTGCGGCCGTCAACCAGTATGACAGCTCGCTGAATTCGACCTACCATTCGATGCAACTACAGGTAACGAATCGCCAGTATCACGGAATGACGAATCAATTTACCTACACGTACAGCCGCGCCATCGACATCTCGGACGGCGACGGGACGGTGACGCCGCGCGATACCAACAACATCAACCTCGAACACGGGCGCGCCGGCTTTGACCGGACTCATATATTGACCGGCACCGCTACCTACACATTGCCGTTCGGTCCGAACCGTGCGTTTTTTGGCGGCAGCCCGGCTTGGGTCCAGCGGCTAACGGAGAATTGGGGGGTTGGTGGGATCTTGAGCTTCAGCACAGGAGCTCCGTTAACCTTCAGTGCGCCGATCGCATCGTTGTGGCAAACAGGCTCCGCCAACACTCCGGTTGCATTGCAGTCGATTCCAAGCAACACGGGGAAACTCACGTTCGTATCGAACGGCGTGACGTACTTCCCGGGTTGGACGCAGGTGAAGGACCCGGCAATCGCTTCGCTGACGTCGCTGAATAGCGTAAATACTTCGTCGACGAACTTTGCCATTCAGGATGCCAATGGCGCGATAGTGCTTCAGAATCCGGCCGCAGGAATCGTTGGAAACGTCGGGCGGAGCACAATCACCGGCCCGAACATCCTCGGATTCGATATGAACGCGATCAAACGTGTGAGAGTCACTGAAGGCAAGGAATTGGAGTTGCGATTGGACGTGGTCAATGTATTGAACCATCCCAATTTCTCGGCTCCCACGGTGAATATCAACTCCACCAGTTTTGGACAGATCACCAACGCGACGGGCGCACGGAGATTCACATTCAACGCCCGTATGAGCTTCTGA